A portion of the Vicingus serpentipes genome contains these proteins:
- a CDS encoding DEAD/DEAH box helicase produces MSFDSLGLSAPLLKAVSKKGYTKPSTIQQKAIPLVLEGRDVLASAQTGTGKTAGFTLPILQILSQTKQLHRRPIRALVLTPTRELAAQIYENVREYSEFIDFRSAVIFGGVNQNPQIRAIKGGLDLLVATPGRLLDLHNQGEISLANIEILVLDEADRMLDMGFLHDIKKIMALLPNKRQNLLFSATFSKDIKKLANTILHNPVLVEAEPENTTAEKVNQRGYKVDRGRKTELVIKLISEGNWKQVLIFTRTKHGANKLSEKLVKAGISSAAIHGNKTQNARTKALADFKSGKASVLVATDIAARGLDIPLLPHVINYELPNIPEDYVHRIGRTGRAGASGEAISLIDFEEYEYVRDIEKLLGHKLQSETVPGFDLENIPSPPKQERGPRRPRNDKPKASNQKRNSNNFKGNRR; encoded by the coding sequence ATGTCATTTGACTCATTAGGGTTATCAGCTCCTTTATTAAAAGCTGTAAGCAAAAAAGGTTATACTAAGCCTTCAACAATACAACAAAAAGCAATACCATTAGTTTTAGAAGGAAGAGACGTTTTGGCTTCGGCTCAAACAGGAACAGGAAAAACAGCAGGGTTTACCTTGCCTATTTTACAAATTTTATCACAAACTAAACAATTACACCGAAGACCAATAAGAGCATTGGTGCTAACACCAACAAGAGAATTGGCTGCTCAGATTTATGAAAATGTAAGAGAATACAGTGAGTTTATCGATTTTCGTTCGGCAGTAATATTTGGTGGGGTAAATCAAAACCCGCAAATACGAGCTATAAAAGGAGGGTTAGATTTATTGGTAGCCACACCAGGTCGTTTATTAGATTTACACAATCAAGGAGAAATTTCTTTAGCTAATATTGAGATTTTAGTGTTAGATGAAGCTGATCGTATGTTGGATATGGGATTTTTACATGACATTAAAAAAATAATGGCATTGTTACCCAACAAAAGACAAAACTTATTGTTTTCAGCTACTTTTTCAAAAGACATAAAAAAACTGGCAAATACTATATTGCATAATCCAGTTTTAGTTGAGGCTGAACCAGAAAATACGACTGCTGAAAAAGTAAATCAGCGTGGGTATAAAGTGGATAGAGGTAGAAAAACAGAGTTAGTAATAAAACTAATTTCTGAAGGAAACTGGAAGCAAGTGTTAATTTTTACCAGAACCAAACATGGAGCGAACAAGCTAAGTGAAAAATTGGTGAAAGCAGGTATTTCATCTGCTGCCATTCATGGTAATAAAACGCAAAATGCAAGAACAAAAGCGTTGGCCGATTTTAAAAGTGGAAAAGCAAGTGTTTTAGTTGCTACCGATATTGCTGCTCGTGGTTTAGATATACCATTATTGCCTCATGTAATTAACTATGAATTACCAAATATACCAGAAGATTATGTTCATCGTATCGGGCGAACAGGAAGAGCTGGAGCAAGTGGAGAAGCTATTTCGTTAATAGATTTTGAAGAGTATGAATATGTTAGAGATATCGAAAAACTATTAGGACATAAGCTGCAAAGTGAAACTGTTCCTGGTTTCGATTTAGAAAATATACCATCGCCTCCAAAACAAGAAAGAGGACCAAGAAGACCAAGAAATGATAAGCCAAAAGCAAGCAACCAAAAACGAAATTCAAATAATTTTAAGGGGAATAGGAGGTAG
- a CDS encoding ligand-binding sensor domain-containing protein: MNKFLTFMNLSIIISFTTLLLACNGQVKSQISKPNANSLEVAIDTSLWLKETRGIRDILEDSKGNLWFSSPNYVAKFDGKALYYFSENDGLNIVGNLHKDINGTIWIEDGFKIFRYNGKRFIEEKFDNNLVSNGNQNGIWFQRGLSPTGSLYVEPGIYNLNSNNTQFIPFPLKKDDNNKYLYYPTTKAYIGKDSTIWVGTMEKVFGLKNNSFITIGREEMGRQNDERQIGIRGIFVDSEGKLWIADNGAGIFVYDGNETINFTKRHNLDEGDNDENTLHRAFSIAEDSLGNMWFGTVYSGIWKYNPNTNEFKNYTKEDGVKSDNIWTIYKTKKNELLFAGESPAAVYKFNGKAFDRIY; this comes from the coding sequence ATGAATAAATTTTTAACCTTTATGAATTTGTCTATAATAATTTCATTTACTACGCTTCTATTGGCTTGTAATGGACAAGTAAAATCTCAAATTTCTAAACCTAATGCAAATAGTCTTGAAGTTGCAATAGACACAAGTCTTTGGTTAAAAGAAACTCGTGGTATTCGTGACATTTTAGAAGACAGCAAAGGAAACCTTTGGTTTTCAAGTCCAAACTATGTAGCAAAGTTTGATGGAAAAGCATTGTATTATTTTTCCGAAAATGATGGATTAAATATTGTTGGCAATCTTCATAAAGACATAAATGGAACAATTTGGATAGAAGATGGCTTCAAAATTTTCCGATACAATGGCAAACGATTTATAGAAGAGAAATTTGACAACAACTTAGTCTCAAATGGGAATCAAAATGGTATTTGGTTTCAACGAGGTTTAAGCCCAACCGGTTCTTTATATGTAGAGCCAGGGATTTATAATTTGAATAGTAATAACACTCAGTTTATTCCATTCCCATTAAAAAAAGATGATAACAATAAATACCTATACTATCCAACTACTAAAGCCTATATTGGAAAGGATAGTACTATTTGGGTCGGAACCATGGAGAAGGTTTTTGGACTAAAAAACAACTCTTTTATTACAATTGGTCGTGAGGAGATGGGAAGACAAAATGATGAACGCCAAATAGGAATTCGGGGGATTTTTGTTGATAGTGAAGGAAAACTATGGATTGCTGACAATGGAGCCGGCATATTTGTATATGATGGAAATGAGACTATAAATTTTACAAAGAGACATAATTTAGATGAGGGAGATAATGATGAAAACACACTTCATAGAGCCTTTTCAATAGCAGAAGATTCTTTGGGTAATATGTGGTTCGGTACAGTTTATTCAGGCATATGGAAGTACAACCCAAACACGAATGAGTTTAAGAATTACACAAAAGAAGACGGTGTGAAGAGTGATAATATTTGGACTATTTACAAAACGAAAAAGAATGAACTGCTTTTTGCAGGCGAATCTCCAGCTGCCGTTTATAAATTTAATGGAAAAGCATTTGACCGAATATATTAA
- a CDS encoding MarR family winged helix-turn-helix transcriptional regulator — translation MNKNTIDYEIKSAWHSIFKMYNQVAQKHETSQATGFLLLSIAKEGTPSTSIAPAMGMEATSLSRILKSLEEKNLIYRKKDDKDGRMVRIFLTPEGVEKRKIAKKVVSGFNDLIHQEIPQTKLSVFYDVMNDINKVVEQYKELNELNNEQKN, via the coding sequence ATGAATAAAAACACCATAGATTACGAAATAAAATCGGCCTGGCATTCCATTTTTAAAATGTATAATCAGGTTGCGCAAAAGCACGAAACTTCTCAAGCTACGGGTTTTTTATTGTTAAGTATTGCAAAAGAAGGTACACCATCTACAAGCATTGCTCCAGCAATGGGTATGGAAGCAACAAGTTTGAGTAGAATATTAAAATCGCTCGAAGAAAAAAACTTGATTTACCGAAAAAAAGACGATAAAGATGGGCGTATGGTACGTATCTTTTTAACTCCCGAAGGAGTTGAAAAAAGAAAAATAGCAAAAAAAGTAGTTTCTGGATTTAATGATTTAATCCATCAAGAAATTCCTCAAACAAAATTAAGCGTGTTTTATGATGTTATGAACGACATTAATAAAGTAGTTGAACAATATAAAGAACTAAACGAACTAAATAATGAACAGAAAAATTAA
- a CDS encoding 3-hydroxyacyl-CoA dehydrogenase/enoyl-CoA hydratase family protein: MNRKINKVAVLGSGVMGSRIACHFANVGVEVLLLDIVPKEATESNNPAERNKIVNDALQFALKSNPSPIYSKSYISRITTGNFDDDLPKIADCDWVIEVVIERLDIKQQVFTNVEKYRKPGTLITSNTSGIPIHLMTEGRSEDFQKHFCGTHFFNPPRYLKLLELIPTPKTDSAVIEFLEDYGQRFLGKTTVVCKDTPAFIANRIGVYSIMSLFHTVSEMGLTVEEVDKMTGPVIGRPKSATFRTCDVVGLDTLVHVANGVKDNCPNDEANSTFTIPSYITKMVENNWLGSKSKQGFFKKVKGDDGSSEILTLDLNTLEYRKKSKVKFATLEMAKTIDDLKTRTAALVKGQDKAGEFYRKSFYGLFNYVSNRIPEITDALYKIDDALSAGFGWQLGPFTTWDALGVEKTIAKMEEAGLQPNAWVKEMIAAGCPSFYKVENGIKYFYDIPSKSYQVIPGSENLLSLEVIRAEKTLWKNSGTTIVDLGDGIINLEFHTKMNTIGGEVLEGINKAIDMAEKEYKGLVISNDGDNFSAGANVGMIFMMAVEQEYDELDFAIRAFQNTMMRVRYSSIPVVVAPHNLALGGGCEMCLHADKVIAHAETYMGLVEFGVGVIPGGGGTKEFALRASDEYGDGIRLNVLRNRFLTVGQAQVATSGKEAFELGYLREGIDEVIVSRAHQLSYAKQAALNLSNKGYTMPVKRKDIKVLGKEGLGIVYVGAHSMKSGNYISEHDQLISEKLGYVLCGGDLSAPTEVTEQYLLDMERKAFLELCTEKLTLERLQSIITTGKVLRN, translated from the coding sequence ATGAACAGAAAAATTAATAAAGTAGCCGTTTTAGGTTCCGGCGTTATGGGCTCAAGAATTGCCTGTCATTTTGCAAATGTTGGAGTAGAAGTGCTTCTGTTGGACATTGTTCCTAAAGAAGCTACAGAATCAAATAATCCTGCTGAGCGAAACAAAATTGTAAACGATGCTTTGCAATTTGCTTTAAAATCTAATCCTTCTCCAATTTATAGTAAAAGCTATATAAGTAGAATTACAACTGGAAATTTTGATGATGATTTACCAAAAATTGCTGATTGTGATTGGGTTATTGAAGTGGTAATTGAGCGTTTAGATATTAAACAACAAGTTTTTACAAATGTTGAAAAATATAGAAAGCCAGGAACATTAATTACTTCAAATACATCTGGTATTCCTATTCATTTAATGACAGAAGGAAGAAGTGAAGATTTCCAAAAGCATTTCTGCGGAACACACTTTTTTAACCCTCCACGTTATTTAAAATTATTAGAGTTAATTCCAACGCCTAAAACTGATTCAGCGGTAATCGAATTTTTAGAAGATTACGGGCAACGCTTTTTAGGTAAAACTACTGTGGTTTGTAAAGATACTCCTGCATTTATTGCCAACAGAATTGGAGTGTATTCTATTATGTCATTGTTTCATACAGTTTCCGAAATGGGTTTAACTGTTGAGGAAGTTGATAAAATGACAGGACCAGTTATTGGTCGTCCTAAATCTGCAACATTCCGTACTTGTGATGTGGTTGGTTTAGATACCTTAGTTCATGTAGCAAACGGAGTAAAAGATAATTGTCCTAATGATGAAGCAAATTCAACATTTACAATTCCATCTTACATTACTAAAATGGTAGAGAACAATTGGTTAGGTTCTAAGTCTAAACAAGGGTTCTTTAAAAAAGTAAAAGGAGATGATGGTTCAAGCGAAATTTTGACGCTAGACCTAAATACATTAGAATATAGAAAAAAATCAAAAGTGAAATTTGCCACATTAGAGATGGCAAAAACGATTGATGATTTAAAAACAAGAACCGCAGCATTAGTAAAAGGGCAAGATAAAGCCGGAGAGTTTTATCGTAAATCTTTTTATGGATTGTTCAATTATGTTTCAAACCGTATTCCAGAAATTACAGATGCTTTATATAAAATAGATGATGCGTTAAGTGCAGGTTTCGGATGGCAATTAGGTCCATTTACCACATGGGATGCTTTAGGAGTGGAAAAAACCATTGCTAAAATGGAAGAAGCAGGATTACAACCAAACGCTTGGGTTAAAGAAATGATTGCTGCAGGATGTCCTTCTTTTTATAAAGTAGAAAATGGAATAAAGTATTTTTATGATATTCCAAGTAAAAGTTATCAAGTTATTCCAGGTTCAGAAAACTTATTATCGTTAGAAGTAATAAGAGCTGAAAAAACGCTTTGGAAAAATTCAGGTACTACTATTGTAGATTTAGGAGATGGAATTATCAATCTAGAATTCCATACTAAGATGAACACAATTGGAGGTGAAGTTCTAGAAGGAATTAATAAAGCCATAGATATGGCTGAAAAAGAGTACAAAGGATTAGTGATTTCTAATGATGGAGATAACTTCTCTGCAGGAGCTAATGTAGGAATGATATTTATGATGGCTGTAGAGCAAGAATATGATGAATTAGATTTCGCGATTCGTGCGTTCCAAAATACGATGATGAGAGTTCGTTATTCTTCAATCCCTGTAGTTGTTGCTCCGCATAATTTAGCTTTAGGTGGTGGTTGCGAAATGTGTTTACATGCTGATAAAGTTATTGCGCATGCAGAAACTTATATGGGCTTAGTTGAATTTGGAGTTGGAGTTATACCTGGAGGTGGTGGAACAAAAGAATTTGCTTTAAGAGCTTCTGATGAATATGGAGATGGAATAAGATTAAATGTGTTGAGAAATCGTTTCTTAACAGTTGGTCAGGCACAAGTAGCAACTTCAGGAAAAGAAGCTTTTGAATTAGGTTACTTAAGAGAAGGAATTGATGAAGTAATAGTAAGTAGAGCTCATCAATTAAGTTATGCAAAACAAGCTGCATTAAATCTTTCAAACAAAGGTTATACAATGCCAGTTAAAAGAAAAGACATTAAGGTGCTTGGTAAAGAAGGTTTAGGGATTGTTTATGTTGGAGCACATTCTATGAAATCAGGAAATTATATCTCTGAGCATGATCAGTTGATATCTGAAAAATTAGGTTATGTATTGTGTGGAGGAGATTTGTCTGCACCAACAGAAGTAACTGAACAATATTTATTAGATATGGAAAGAAAAGCATTTCTAGAATTATGTACAGAAAAATTAACGCTTGAAAGGTTACAAAGCATAATTACAACAGGTAAAGTTTTAAGAAACTAA
- a CDS encoding acetyl-CoA C-acyltransferase, whose product MMDAYIVAGFRSAVGKAPRGLFRFMRPDDLGAKVIKHLVDSIPNLDKETIDDVIVGNATPEAEQGLNIGRMISLMGLNTDQVPGMTVNRYCSSGLETIAIAAAKINAGMADCIIAGGVETMSPIPFGGWRIVPNADVAKNNPDWYWGMGLTAEAVANQFGVTRDLQDEFALKSQLKALDAIENGRFKEDIVPIEVEEIFIGKDGKKATKSYVVDTDEGPRKGTNLEGLQKLRPVFAQGGSVTAGNSSQTSDGAAFVMVMSEKRVKELGLEPIARLVSYAAVGVEPRIMGIGPVKAIPAVLKQAGMSINDIQQIELNEAFASQSVAVLKELNLNPDIVNVNGGAIALGHPLGCTGAKLSVQLFNEMRRRDQKYGMVTMCVGAGQGAAGIFELLK is encoded by the coding sequence ATAATGGACGCATATATAGTAGCAGGTTTCAGGTCGGCAGTTGGTAAAGCACCAAGAGGTTTATTCCGTTTTATGAGACCAGATGATTTAGGAGCTAAAGTAATTAAACATCTTGTAGATAGTATTCCAAATTTAGATAAGGAAACAATTGATGATGTGATTGTAGGTAATGCAACACCAGAAGCTGAGCAAGGTTTGAATATTGGTAGAATGATTTCTTTGATGGGTTTAAATACCGATCAAGTTCCAGGAATGACAGTTAATAGATATTGTTCTTCAGGGTTAGAAACAATAGCAATTGCAGCAGCAAAAATTAATGCAGGAATGGCAGATTGTATTATTGCGGGAGGTGTTGAAACAATGAGTCCGATACCATTTGGTGGTTGGAGGATTGTTCCAAATGCAGATGTGGCAAAAAATAATCCAGATTGGTATTGGGGAATGGGTTTGACAGCCGAAGCAGTCGCAAATCAATTTGGTGTAACCAGAGATTTACAAGATGAATTTGCCTTGAAATCGCAATTAAAAGCATTAGATGCAATTGAGAATGGACGATTTAAAGAAGATATAGTTCCAATAGAAGTTGAAGAGATATTTATTGGTAAAGATGGTAAAAAAGCTACTAAATCTTATGTAGTTGATACGGACGAAGGACCAAGAAAAGGAACAAATTTAGAAGGTTTACAAAAACTAAGACCAGTATTTGCTCAAGGTGGAAGTGTAACAGCGGGTAATTCATCTCAAACTTCTGATGGAGCTGCTTTTGTTATGGTAATGAGTGAAAAAAGAGTGAAAGAATTAGGGTTGGAACCAATTGCGAGACTAGTTAGTTATGCCGCTGTTGGTGTTGAACCAAGAATAATGGGAATAGGACCTGTAAAAGCAATTCCAGCTGTATTAAAACAAGCGGGAATGTCTATAAATGATATTCAACAAATTGAATTAAATGAAGCATTTGCATCTCAATCTGTTGCGGTATTAAAAGAATTAAACTTAAATCCAGATATCGTAAATGTTAATGGTGGAGCCATTGCACTTGGTCATCCATTAGGATGTACAGGAGCAAAACTTTCGGTTCAATTATTTAATGAAATGAGAAGAAGAGACCAAAAATATGGTATGGTTACCATGTGTGTTGGAGCTGGACAGGGTGCTGCTGGAATATTTGAGTTATTAAAATAA
- a CDS encoding acyl-CoA dehydrogenase family protein produces the protein MEQNKKAIKGGEFLIKETDPRDVFIPEDFDEEQRMIADTCSDFIKQEIEPNLERIEKQEEGLSSSLMEKAGELGILGVSVPEEYMGFGKNFVTSMLTSEVIGGAHSFAVSISAHTGIGTLPILYYGNAEQREKYVPKLATGEWKAAYCLTEPSSGSDANSAKTKAKLSDDGKHYIINGQKMWITNAGFADVFTVFAKIDDDENLTAFIIEKEFGGITLNPEEKKLGIKGSSTRQVFFNDCKVPVENLLGERQGGFKIALNILNIGRIKLAGSAIGGCKKIITSAVNYANERNQFGRPISKYGAIKHKLGEQAIKVFASESAIYRCSQNIDDAIQAYVDAGVDKQKATLDGISQFAAEAAILKVHGSEVLDFVVDEGVQIYGGMGYSAEAPMEAAYRDARINRIFEGTNEINRMLTVDMLLKKAMKGELDLMGPAQEVAKELMSIPDFGAGSDDIFEQAHETVKKFKKAILMVAGSAAQKLMMQLSKEQEILMNIADMAIETYVAESILLRVEKLSLSNDKAAIQNEIDMMNVYIYDAADKINKAGKDAINSFVEGDELRIMQMGLKRFTKQQAFNVKDARRNIADKLIAENKYCY, from the coding sequence ATGGAACAAAATAAAAAAGCAATAAAAGGTGGAGAGTTTTTAATAAAAGAAACCGACCCAAGAGATGTATTTATTCCTGAAGATTTTGATGAAGAACAAAGAATGATTGCAGATACATGCTCTGACTTTATAAAACAAGAAATTGAACCAAATTTAGAGCGAATTGAAAAACAAGAGGAAGGCTTATCTTCTTCATTAATGGAGAAAGCCGGTGAACTAGGTATTTTAGGAGTTTCAGTTCCTGAAGAGTATATGGGGTTTGGTAAAAACTTTGTAACCAGTATGCTTACTTCAGAGGTTATAGGTGGAGCTCATTCTTTCGCTGTATCTATTTCTGCGCATACAGGTATAGGAACCTTGCCTATTTTATATTATGGAAATGCAGAGCAACGCGAAAAGTATGTACCTAAATTAGCTACTGGTGAATGGAAAGCTGCTTATTGTTTAACAGAGCCTAGTTCTGGTTCTGATGCGAATTCTGCAAAGACAAAAGCAAAACTTTCTGATGATGGTAAGCATTACATCATTAATGGACAAAAAATGTGGATTACAAATGCTGGTTTTGCAGATGTTTTTACTGTATTTGCTAAAATTGATGATGATGAAAATTTAACTGCTTTTATTATTGAAAAAGAGTTTGGAGGTATAACACTTAATCCTGAAGAAAAGAAATTAGGAATTAAAGGTTCATCTACTCGCCAGGTTTTCTTTAATGACTGTAAAGTACCAGTTGAAAATCTATTAGGAGAAAGACAAGGCGGATTTAAAATCGCTTTAAATATCTTAAATATTGGGCGTATTAAATTAGCTGGTTCTGCTATTGGAGGTTGTAAAAAAATAATTACTTCAGCAGTAAATTATGCAAACGAAAGAAATCAATTTGGAAGACCAATATCTAAATATGGAGCTATTAAACATAAACTTGGTGAGCAAGCGATAAAAGTTTTTGCATCAGAGTCTGCAATTTATCGTTGTAGTCAAAATATTGATGATGCAATACAGGCATATGTTGATGCAGGAGTAGATAAGCAAAAAGCAACTTTAGATGGAATTAGTCAGTTTGCAGCAGAGGCAGCAATATTAAAAGTTCATGGTTCTGAAGTGTTAGATTTTGTTGTTGATGAAGGAGTTCAAATTTATGGTGGTATGGGGTATTCGGCAGAAGCTCCTATGGAAGCTGCATATAGAGATGCACGTATCAATAGAATATTTGAAGGAACAAACGAAATTAACAGAATGTTAACTGTTGATATGTTGCTAAAGAAAGCAATGAAAGGTGAGTTGGATTTAATGGGACCAGCTCAGGAAGTGGCGAAAGAATTAATGAGTATTCCTGATTTTGGAGCTGGAAGTGATGATATTTTTGAACAAGCACACGAAACGGTAAAAAAATTCAAGAAAGCAATTTTAATGGTTGCTGGTAGCGCAGCACAAAAATTGATGATGCAATTATCGAAAGAGCAGGAAATATTAATGAATATAGCAGATATGGCAATAGAAACTTACGTTGCTGAATCTATTTTGTTAAGAGTTGAAAAACTTTCTTTATCTAACGACAAGGCAGCAATACAAAACGAGATAGATATGATGAATGTTTACATTTATGATGCTGCAGATAAGATTAACAAAGCAGGTAAAGATGCCATTAATTCATTTGTAGAAGGCGACGAGCTAAGAATTATGCAAATGGGATTAAAACGTTTTACAAAACAACAAGCATTTAATGTAAAAGATGCAAGAAGAAATATTGCAGATAAATTAATAGCTGAAAATAAATATTGTTATTAA
- a CDS encoding M16 family metallopeptidase, protein MTLLDRKLAPKFKQVSTIHFLQPKTQKLDNGIIFHSIAGGSQDILKIDFIFNAGIWHQNNPLIAKATNSLLKEGTKKYNAHDIADGIDQYGAYFQHEVDYDNASLTIYTLAKYLDNVLAYIKEILLYPKFDEHEFSTYRENSIERFKINQEKVSFLARNEFMKQLFGYDFPYGKIAKIEDFKNLSLTEIKEFYYNFYDLSNCEIVASGNVNSKTFDSLNSCFGSQKIKTEAINIKTQTIINKEQNKKVHIEKKGALQSAIRIGKLMPNKLHPDYFKLQILSTILGGYFGSRLMKNIREDKGYTYGIGCGLLSLKNAGYFFISTEVGAEVTNNALQEIYKEIKLLQTEEVSKEELDLVKNYLLGNLLKSCDGPFKMASLFENVHFYGLDYSFYNNYIETIKTITSEELIKIANEYLKVDSLTEVVAGSN, encoded by the coding sequence ATGACACTATTAGACAGAAAATTAGCTCCAAAATTCAAACAAGTTTCTACTATTCATTTTCTTCAACCTAAAACTCAGAAATTAGATAATGGAATAATTTTTCATTCTATTGCTGGAGGAAGCCAAGATATTTTAAAAATTGATTTTATTTTTAACGCAGGAATATGGCATCAAAACAATCCATTAATAGCTAAAGCAACAAATAGCTTACTTAAAGAAGGAACAAAAAAATATAATGCTCATGATATCGCAGATGGTATTGATCAATATGGAGCTTATTTTCAACACGAAGTAGATTACGACAACGCATCTCTTACAATTTATACTTTAGCAAAGTATTTAGATAATGTTTTAGCTTACATCAAAGAAATTTTACTTTATCCAAAATTTGATGAGCATGAGTTTTCAACCTACAGAGAAAATTCAATAGAAAGATTTAAAATTAACCAAGAAAAAGTATCCTTTTTAGCACGAAATGAATTCATGAAACAGCTATTTGGCTATGATTTTCCTTATGGGAAAATCGCTAAAATTGAAGACTTTAAGAATTTATCTTTAACCGAAATAAAAGAGTTCTATTATAATTTTTATGATTTAAGCAATTGTGAAATTGTTGCTTCGGGTAATGTTAATAGTAAAACTTTTGATTCACTAAATAGTTGTTTTGGCTCTCAAAAAATTAAAACTGAAGCAATCAATATTAAAACACAAACAATAATTAATAAGGAGCAAAACAAAAAAGTTCACATTGAAAAAAAAGGTGCTCTTCAATCAGCAATTAGAATTGGTAAGTTAATGCCAAATAAACTTCATCCTGATTATTTTAAATTACAAATATTAAGTACGATTCTTGGTGGCTATTTTGGCTCTCGGTTAATGAAAAACATTAGAGAAGATAAAGGTTATACTTATGGTATTGGATGTGGCTTACTTAGCTTAAAAAATGCAGGTTACTTTTTTATCTCTACCGAAGTTGGTGCTGAAGTTACAAATAATGCACTTCAAGAAATCTATAAAGAAATTAAATTACTTCAAACTGAAGAAGTCTCAAAAGAGGAATTAGATTTAGTTAAAAACTACTTATTAGGAAATCTTCTTAAATCGTGTGATGGCCCCTTTAAAATGGCCTCATTATTCGAGAACGTTCACTTCTATGGACTAGATTATAGTTTCTACAACAATTATATTGAAACCATAAAAACAATCACTTCAGAAGAGCTTATAAAAATTGCTAATGAATATTTAAAAGTTGATTCTTTAACAGAAGTTGTAGCCGGAAGTAATTAA
- a CDS encoding M16 family metallopeptidase produces the protein MITFEKFELENGLRVIVHQDKATPIVAFNLLYDVGARDEDENQTGFAHLFEHLMFGGSVNIPNFDEPLQNVGGDNNAFTSNDITNYYITVPKENLETAFWLDSDRMLSLAFTEKSLEVQRQVVIEEFKQNYLNQPYGDVWLLLRPLAYSKHPYKWATIGKEISHIENATMQNVKDFFYKHYLPNNAILVVAGDIKTETIKELSNKWFGDIKPGNVPKRDLPKEPKQTEERRLKVEREVPSNAIYKAYKMCSRTHSDYFATDLLSDILSLGDSSRLYKNLIKEQKLFSDLNAYVMGSSDDGLFVISGNLSEGVSFEVAEAGIIKELENIKANSLSETELQKVKNKQESSREFSETSVLTKAMNLAFAELNGDANLINTEADNYNQVTVKDIERIANEILISTNCSTLIYAKK, from the coding sequence ATGATAACATTTGAAAAATTTGAATTAGAAAACGGTTTAAGAGTAATTGTACATCAAGATAAAGCTACACCAATAGTCGCTTTCAATTTATTATACGATGTTGGAGCTAGAGATGAAGATGAAAACCAAACTGGATTTGCTCATTTATTTGAGCATTTAATGTTTGGTGGCTCAGTAAATATTCCAAATTTTGATGAGCCACTTCAAAATGTGGGGGGGGATAATAACGCTTTTACCTCTAATGATATTACCAACTACTATATTACTGTTCCAAAAGAAAATTTAGAAACTGCTTTTTGGCTTGATTCTGACAGGATGTTAAGTTTAGCTTTTACTGAAAAAAGTTTGGAAGTTCAACGACAAGTTGTAATTGAAGAATTTAAACAAAATTACCTTAACCAACCTTACGGTGATGTTTGGCTACTTCTTCGTCCTCTTGCATACAGCAAGCACCCTTATAAGTGGGCTACAATTGGGAAAGAAATTAGCCATATCGAAAATGCTACTATGCAAAATGTGAAAGATTTTTTTTACAAACATTATTTACCAAATAATGCTATTTTGGTTGTTGCTGGAGATATTAAAACTGAGACAATAAAGGAGCTAAGTAATAAATGGTTTGGAGATATTAAACCAGGCAACGTGCCTAAACGAGATTTGCCCAAAGAACCTAAACAAACTGAAGAAAGAAGATTAAAAGTAGAAAGAGAAGTTCCTTCAAATGCTATTTATAAAGCTTATAAAATGTGTAGTCGAACGCATTCTGATTATTTTGCTACAGATTTGTTAAGCGACATATTATCGCTAGGAGATAGTTCTAGACTTTATAAAAATTTAATAAAAGAACAAAAATTATTTAGTGATTTAAACGCATATGTTATGGGAAGCTCAGATGACGGCTTATTTGTAATTAGCGGAAATCTTTCTGAGGGAGTAAGTTTTGAGGTGGCTGAGGCAGGAATTATAAAAGAACTTGAAAATATAAAAGCGAACAGTTTATCTGAAACAGAATTGCAAAAAGTAAAAAACAAACAAGAATCTTCAAGAGAATTTTCTGAAACAAGCGTACTAACTAAAGCGATGAACCTCGCTTTTGCTGAACTAAATGGTGATGCAAACTTAATTAATACTGAAGCAGATAATTACAACCAAGTAACTGTAAAAGATATTGAAAGAATTGCGAACGAGATTTTAATTTCAACAAATTGCTCAACTTTAATTTACGCTAAAAAATAA